The sequence TCAAGGTTTTTCATATTCAATGAATACAGGAATTAATAATGCCAGTGGCGATTATATTGTTTTTGTTAAAGAAGGTGAAGTTCTTCATGAAAATCTTGTTGAAACATTGAAAAAAACAGTAGCAGAATTTAGTACTAATAATAAAACAATTAATCTTTTAGAATTTGGGATTCAATATGCTAATCTGAAGAAAAATAGTTATAGTCGTTTAGCAACTGATAAATTATTATCACCAAAAACAAATAAAGAAGTTTTAGCATACGTGCATCCTTTATTGCATACAAAAGCTTTTAACCGCGAAATGTTAATTAAAAAACAAATTTACTTTGTTAATTATACTCGCAACGAAACATTCTTTATTTATAAAGTTTTAGCTTATGCTGATGGGGTTGTGGCAGTTAAAGATATCTTAGCTGACTATGATTTAGAACAAGTTAAATACAGTGTTTTTGATTTATTAAAACAATGAGTTCATATTTTTAACTTTTATCGTGAACATAGTTTGTATAAAGAATATTATGATGAATTAGAATATGCTTATGTTCGTTTCTGTTTAGTGTCATTTTTACGATTAGTGCGTTTACAACATAATAAACAATTGGCAATTAAAGCAATTAATAGTGCAGAAAATAAAGTTGATCGCCGAATTAAGTCGTTTATGAAAAATAAATATGCAAAAAATATTAGTGAACCAAAATTCCGAATAATTGCTGAAGATATTAAAGGTTATATTAAAGCATGACGCTCTGAATTTACTAGATAAGAGTTTTTAACGTTAATATGAAAATTATTACCCAAAAAACAGTTGATGACTTACCAGAAGTTAATGAACAAACTGTAAAAAAACCACTACCTTCAACAGAGTCTGAACCTTCGGAACTAGATTATTTTCTTTTAGCCTCACCGTGAAGGATCATTTTAGCCCGTTTTTTTGATATTATTATTGCCAGTATTTTGCCGTTAGTCTTATCAATAACAATGGTGAAGTGGAATCCGACCTATGCGATTTGGGGGCCAATTTTATTAATTGTCATAACTTTTATTTTTTTATTTCTTTACTTTATTATCGTACCATATTTGTGGGGTGGCAAAACTTTTTGTAAATGAGTTTTGCGAATTAAACTAATTTGTTTAAATCAAAAAATAACTTTTTTAGCCTTGTTTGTTCGGGAAACGTTAATTATTTTTATTCCGTGGCTAATTGAATTATTATTTGATTTTGCCTGCATTATGATTTTTAAAATAAATATTATTGATCTTTTCAAAAATAAAACAATTGATGCCCCAATTGTCGTTGTTATTATGAAAATAGTTGTAACATTTTATTTTTTATGATATCTAGGTTTAGTTTTTGCCGTCATTTTTAATAAAGACCATCAAATTTTACTTGATCGGCAATCAAAATTAATGATTGTTAAAATAAAACCAAAAGAAGCGGTAGTTACAAGTAAACCAGTTAAAAAACTGATTAATCGGGATAAAAAACATGTCCATTTAGGAACAGACCAGCCAGGAAATTTAACGGATGAAGCGTTAAAAGAAATTGATGAACTAACATAATATTGGTTAATATTATATATAAAGGAGCTTAGAAAATGTTAAATGAATTTATTACAAACTTGAATCCAAACCAACGTGAGGCGGTTTTAGCGATTAAAGGACCTGTTCGAATTATTGCTGGGGCCGGGAGTGGTAAAACCCGCGTTATTATTAATAAAATTGCTTATTTAATTAAATATGCTAATTTAAAACCATGACGAATTTGTGCGGTAACTTTTACTAATAAAGCCGCAAATGAAATGAAAGAACGGATTATTGACTTAATTGGTCCTGATGGCAAACAATGTAGTATTTCAACCTATCACGCCTTATGTGTGCGTATTTTGCGCGAAGATATTGATACTTTAGGCTATAATCGTAATTTTAATATTATTGATAATCAAGACCAAGATAGTATTTTTCGAACAATCTATAAAAAAATGGATTATAAGTATGATAATAATGAAGCTAAGTTATTAAAAAGTACCTTGTCAAATTGAAAGAATGATTTTATTTCTCCAGCTAGTGCAAGTGCTAATAACAGTGATAATCCGAATGCTCGTCGCTGAGCGCATGTCTATAAACTTTATCAAGAACGTTTATTAGAATTAAATAGCTTAGATTTTAATGACTTAATTTTATTAACTTACCAATTATTTCGTGATCATTTAACAGTTTTAGCAAAATGACAAGGTCGTTTTGATTATTTTTTAGTTGATGAGTTCCAAGATACAAATGATTTACAATTTAGCATTATTAAGTGATTAACAGGAGAGCAACAAAATATTACGGTTGTTGGGGACCCTGATCAAACAATTTATTCATGACGAGGGGCTAAAATTAGTTTAATCTTAAATTTTGATCGCGAATTTAAAAATACCGAAACGGTTATTCTTGATCAAAATTATCGTTCAAGTCAGAATATTTTAAATTTAGCGAATAGTTTAATTGAGAACAATCCGAATCGGATTAAAAAAGAATTATTTACCGTTAATCAAAGTGGGATTAAACCAATTTTATATCACGGTCATAGTGGTGGGGATGAAGCGGAATTTGTTGCTAGCAAAATTCGTACCCTTGTTAAAAATGAAGAATTACGCTACCAAGACATTTTAATTTTATATCGCGCAAATTATTTATCACGTGATATTGAAGGAGCTTTAGCTGACTATGGGATTTCTTACCATATTTATGGGGCGTTTAAATTCTATGAACGTAAAGAAATTAAGGATGCTCTATCTTTTTTACGCTTATTAGTTAATAATGATCCGTTAGCGTTACAACGGGTGTTATTATTATTTCCAAAAGTCGGGGAAAAAGCGGTGGAAAATGTTTTTGAATTAATGGGGACAGAACAATTAACAGGAAGTGACTTATTAATTAAACACCGTGAATTATTAGGAACGGGGTTAGCAAATAAATTAGAACCGTTAACAAGAGCTTTGATTGCTGGGCAAGCAGCGTTGCGAGAAGAGAAAACAATTGGTGAGATTCTAGACCAATTATTACAAGAAAGTGGTTACTTACAGCTTTTAAAAGATAATTTTGAAGAAGAACGGGTTGAAAATATTAAAGAGTTATTTAACTCAATTAATAAATTTGATCAACAAAATAAAGATTTAAGTGGCATTGATTTAGTTAATGAATATCTCCAATTAATGGCGTTACAAACTGACAATGATAATAATTTAGTTTCAGAAGATGCCGTTGCTTTAATGACAATTCATAATGCTAAGGGATTAGAAAAAAAAGTTGTTTTCATCATTGGTTTAAATGAAGGAATTTTCCCTTCGGCTCAAGCAATTCGTGGTGGGGCTAACCAGTTAGAAGAAGAACGACGAACATTTTATGTGGCGATTACTAGAGCAAAAGAACAATTATTTATTAGTTATGCTGATGGCTTTTCCTATATTACTAATAATGAACGATTCCCATCCCGCTTTATTAAAGAGTTAAATGAAAATTATTTTGATTTAATTGAAAGTGAACAACCAAAAGCAGAACCAAAATATATTGATAAGTTCCAAAATTTTAAAAAGGATTGAAGAATTAGTTTAGAAGATTTTGGTTCTCAAAAATATTTAAATAGTAAAGCAACTGATGCAGCTAAAAACAAGTGAAAAATTAATGATACCGTTAACCATGAATTATTTGGAACAGGAGTAGTTGTTAAAATTATTGCCCAAAATATTCAAATTGTCTTTCCGTCACCAATCGGCTCAAAAATTATTTCAGCTGATAGTAAGGCAATTACAAAAGGATAAAAAGAGGTGGGAAAATGAAAATTCGTAATTATAAAGAGTTAGCAAAAATTGCCGGCTGTGGAGTGGGGACAATTTCACGCTATTTTAGTGGTGGCTCGATTAGCCCTCAAATGGCTCAGCGTATTGAGGCAATTTTAAAAACAAATGAGTACGAAAAGAAAACTGAAAATGCGAAAGTAATTTATCTCTTATTACCAACTAATTTAAACCCAAGTTATTTTGCTCTTTTTCAGAAATTATTAAATTCTTTACTAAATCAAGAGTATGCCGTTAATACAATTTTCTTAACTTCTAACTGAGAACAACACGATGAACAACAGTTAAAATTATTAATTAACAGTAATTTTGAAAAAATAATTCTATTTTGACCAGTGGCAAATGGTTTTATTACAGAAATTCTTGATTTTTTACAGCCTTGAAAAGAACAAACGATTTTAATTGGTCAAAACTGTCCAGGGTGAACAACTTTCTTTATTAATAACGAAAAATTAATGTATGATTTTACAATGCACTTACTGGCTAAAGCTAAAAATATTTTATTTTTAAGTACAAAAGAGAATGATAATAAAGAGTTTTATCGGGGTTATTACAAAGCTTGTCAAGAAGTGGCAATTAACCCGCAACAATTAGTTTTACAAAAAAATGGGGAAGCAGATGAAGTTAACTTAACAAATGCAATTATTGATAATAAGATTGAAACAGTTATTTGTTATGAGGATTATTCGCAGTTTTTATTAAAAAAACTAGCAAATTATCCTGTTTCAGTCGCAACAATTACTTGTAACAATGAAGATATTAACCAACCCTGAAAAAATGATAAAACAATGGTAATTGATTGAGCGGAAATGTTAACAAAATTAGTTGCAGTTCTTAATAATCCAGACCAAAAAGCAGAGACAGTCGAATTACGCTATAAAATTAATGATTAAAAGGATAAAAAAACGGAATATTTTATTGAAAATTATATTTCTTTGATATAATTATTAAGGACATTAAGATTTATATTTAAGGAGGAAATTTGAATGGCATCGTTTAAGGCTATTATTATTGATCCAGTTGGTATGCATGCTCGTCCAGCCGCATTAATTGTAGGAGAAGCAGGAAAATACAAATCGGATATTACAATTTTTTCAGGAGGAAAAAGTGGTAATTTAAAATCAATTATGACAATTATTGCCTTGGGTATTCACAAGGGAGCAGAAGTTGAAATTGTTGCAACTGGTGAAGACGAAGAAGCAGCAATTAGCGGAATTGAAAAAATAATGAAAGATAACAAAGTTATATAGTTATTACAATTCATAAAAAATTAAAATTTTAGAAATTTTAATTTTTTTTTGAAATTTTATCAAAAAGTTTATTGTTTTAATATTTAGTATATAATTAAAAATGAGGTGTAAATATGGTCATTTTAGCAATTGAGACAAGTTGTGATGAAACAAGTATTGCGGTTTTAGCAGATGGAAAAGTATTAAGTAATGTTATTTCGTCGCAAATTGCAGAACATACAAAATTTGGAGGGGTTGTGCCAGAATTAGCATCACGTCTACATTTAAAAAATTTAAGTTATGTTTTATCACAAGCACTTCATAACGCCAAAATAGCAATCACAGATATTAATTATATTGCATATACAGCAACTCCAGGTTTAATTGGAGCCTTGCATATTGGTAAAGTTGCCGCTGAAACATTAAGCACTTATTTGGAAATTCCTTTATTACCTCTAAATCATTTGTCAGGCCATATTTATGGCGCGGCAATTGACCAACAATTTGAATTTCCATTATTAGCATTATTAGTTAGTGGGGGCCATACACAATTAATATTAATGACAAGACATTTAAAATTTGAAATTCTTGGTTCAACCCTTGATGACGCCGTTGGCGAATGCTACGATAAAGTGGCGCGAATGTTAGGATTAAGTTATCCTGGGGGACCAGTAATTGATCAATTAGCTCAAACCGGTAATCCCGACCGCTATCAATTACCGTTACCATTGAATGATAAAAGTTACAACTTTTCTTTTAGTGGTTTAAAATCAGCCGCTGCTAATTTGCTTACTAAAATTAGAAATCGGGGAGAAGAACTAGCTATTAATGATTTTTGTGCAACATTTCAAAAAGTTTGTGTTGATACTTTAATGCAAAAATTAACAATGGCAATTAAAGAATATCAGCCAAAAATGGTTGTGCTAGCTGGTGGTGTTTCTGCTAATCAAAGTTTACGAAAAGCTTTTTTAGGGTTAGAGTCCTTAGGAGTAAAAGCGGTTGTTCCAAAATTAGAATATTGTACCGATAATGGGGCAATGATTGGGCGATTAGGATACCAAGAAATTTTAAATAATAACAATAAATAGGAAAAAAGGAGAATTATAACGATGGCATCATTTCTATCGATTTTAGAAACATTTGATTCTAAAAATTTTACAAAAAAAGAAAAAGAAATTATTAAATACATCCGTGAAAATATGCGCGATGTAACAACAATGAATATTGAGGTTTTAGCTCAAAAAGTTGATACTGGATACAGTGCAATTTATGGTTTATTACGAAAAATGCAAATTAAAGGATATCGAGACTTTTTAATTTCAATTGCGGCAGATGTTGAAATTAAATCATTAGATATGAGTAACATGGAACAGTTAATGAAGAAAACCTATTTTGATATTATTAATCAAAATGACACAATGATTGATAACGAGTTAGTAGGACAAACTGTTAATGCAATTACTGGGGCATATCGGATTTTTGTGATTGGAATGGGAACAACAAATTCATTATCACAAACATTAGCATTAGAATTATATCGTTTTGGTTTTAATGCCTTTAATTTAGATGAAAATGAAGAAGATTTAGTCGTTCGTGCTCGTTTTATGACAAAAAATGATTTAATTATTGCTTATTCATTATTTGGCGATAATGAAGCTGTTAATAAAGCCTTAGCAATTGCAAAAGACAATCAAGCAACAATTGTCGCAATTTCGGGAAAAGATATGTCAAAAGTTGTTAAATTAGCTAATTGAACACATATTATTTCAACCCCAAATCAAAAATTAAATGACAATGAAGTTTATGTTAATAAATTATTACCTTGAATGTATTTCACAGATGATTTAATTAATCGTTTATGGTCTTCAGGCTTTGTTGATCGTGAATTTGTTTTAGCTAAACAAGAAAATCGTTGAGATTACTAATTCATGGAAGCAATTTCAATTTTATCAAAACTATCAATGATCCAAGGTAGTTTGACCAAAAAAGAAACAAAAATTGTTAATTATCTGAAAGCAAATATTAATAACCTACGGACAATTAAAATTGAAGATTTATCAACAGCAACCGGAATTGGTTATTCACCAATTTATTCGTTAATTAAAAAGTTAGGTTTCCAAGGTTATCGTGATTTTGTTATTGCGGTAGTTGCTGAACAAGAGCGTTTAAATAATAGCAATTTAAATGCCGATGCAACTGAAAATATTTCCCAGTTTTATCATGATATTATTCAACGCAATAATCAAGTTTTTGATAAACCAACGTTGCAAAAAATTGTTGGCTGATTTAAAAAAGCAAAAATAATTTCAATTGCTGGTTTAGGAATGGCAGAATTAGCCGCCCAAGAATTATCAACACGGTTATTTTATTTTGGTTTTTTTACAAATGTTTTATCAGGAACGGATGAAAATATTATTTTAAAAGCTGCGGCGTTAAATGAAAATGATGTTTTAATTTGTTTTTGTTTAGATCATCATAACAGTATTTTAATTAATGCCACAAAAGAGGCGAAAGCCCGCGGCGCATATGTTATTGCAGTTACAGCGAAACTAAATACTGATATTAGTCGCTATGCTGATTTAAATTATGGGATTATTACTTCGGCATTATATGATAAGAGTGAAGTAATGATATCAAGTTTATTACCATTGATTTATTGAAATGATACCTTGTTACAACATATTATGGCGCTTGATAGCGAAAAAGAATATCTTGATAATAAAGCAAGAATGATTAGAGTTGTAAAAAAATACCGATAATGCTTAAAGAACTATCATTTTTAGCAACTTGATAGTAAAATGATATTAATAAAAAGCAAAGAAAGAAAGAAGGAACAAAATGACACCACATATTAATGCGGAAAAAAAAGATATTGCTAAAATTGTTTTAATGCCAGGGGACCCATTACGGGCAAAATTTATTGCCGAAAATTTTTTAGATAATTATCGATTAGTAAATGATGTTCGTAATATGTTTATGTATACAGGAACATACCATGGGAAAGAAATTACAATTGCTGGAAGTGGAATGGGCTGCCCTAGTATTGGGATTTACTCATATGAATTATTTAAGTTTTATGATGTTGAATGTATTATTCGAATTGGTTCAGCTGGAAGTTATGTTAGTGAATTAGATGTTTATGATTTAGTTAATGTTACTTCAGCATATGGGGAAAATAATTATGCGAAAATTGTTGCTGGGCTTGATGATCAAGTATTATCCGCATCTTCAGAGGTTGTTGATTTAATTACAACAACAGCGCAAGGGTTAGGGTTAAAGCTTAAAAATGCTCGTGTTCATTCTTCTGATGTTTTCTATCGTCAAAACCCTGATGATTGAAAAAAAATTAATAAAGAATATGACGCGCTTTGCGTTGAAATGGAATCTTTTGCCCTATTTGCTAATGCTCGGGCTTTAAATAAAAAAGCGGGTTGTTTATTAACAATTTCTGACTCTTTTATTAGTGGGGCTGTCACAACAGCGGCAGAACGCCAAAATAATTTTAAAAAAATGATGGAATTAGCCTTAGAAGCGATAATTAAATTTTAGGAAAAAGGAGAAATATGATTAAGATTGTTGATTTGTTTAATAATAAAATAGCAAATGATGAAGTTATTACTGTTGGGGGTTGAATTAAATCAAACCGTAATAATGGGAAGTTAGGTTTTTTAGTTCTTAATGATGGTTCGGCTTTTCAAAATGTTCAAGTTGTTTATAAACCAACTGAGGTTGCAAATTTTACTGAAATTGAAGGAATTAAGCTTTCTTCAGCGGTAAAAGTAACTGGGAAGTTTATTTTAACGCCAACAGCAAAACAACCATTTGAAATTCAAGCGCAAGCAATTGAAATTTTAGATGAAGCAACAGAAGATAGTCCCGTTCAAAAAAAAGAACATTCATTTGAATATTTACGAGAAATTGCTCATTTACGCGCTCGAACAAACACTTTTAATGCTGTTTTCCGGATTCGTAGTAGCTGTGCTTTTGCCATTCATAAGTTTTTTAATCAAAAAAATTTTATTTATGTTCATACCCCAATTATTACTGGTAATGACGCCGAAGGAGCAGGGGAAGCTTTTATTGTTACTACTCGTAGTGATGGCAATTATGCGGAAGATTTCTTTGGCAAAAAAGCTAGTTTAACCGTTTCAGGGCAATTACATGCCGAAGGGTTTGCCCAAGCGTTTGGTCAAGTATATACGTTTGGTCCAACGTTCCGAGCGGAAAATTCAAATACAACAAAACACTGTGCGGAGTTTTGAATGATTGAACCAGAAGTAGCGTTTAATGATCTAAGCCAAAATATGGATTTAGTTGAAGAAATGATTAAAGCAATTATAAATTATTTATTTGCTCATAATTTTGCT is a genomic window of Spiroplasma syrphidicola EA-1 containing:
- a CDS encoding glycosyltransferase family 2 protein, which produces MFLSFLIVAQNNPVKLIKTLSSIGAQTEQDFEVILVDDTGFQPKSVVLDFMSEHFYQFNNQIKVITNLRSQGFSYSMNTGINNASGDYIVFVKEGEVLHENLVETLKKTVAEFSTNNKTINLLEFGIQYANLKKNSYSRLATDKLLSPKTNKEVLAYVHPLLHTKAFNREMLIKKQIYFVNYTRNETFFIYKVLAYADGVVAVKDILADYDLEQVKYSVFDLLKQWVHIFNFYREHSLYKEYYDELEYAYVRFCLVSFLRLVRLQHNKQLAIKAINSAENKVDRRIKSFMKNKYAKNISEPKFRIIAEDIKGYIKAWRSEFTR
- a CDS encoding RDD family protein, with protein sequence MKIITQKTVDDLPEVNEQTVKKPLPSTESEPSELDYFLLASPWRIILARFFDIIIASILPLVLSITMVKWNPTYAIWGPILLIVITFIFLFLYFIIVPYLWGGKTFCKWVLRIKLICLNQKITFLALFVRETLIIFIPWLIELLFDFACIMIFKINIIDLFKNKTIDAPIVVVIMKIVVTFYFLWYLGLVFAVIFNKDHQILLDRQSKLMIVKIKPKEAVVTSKPVKKLINRDKKHVHLGTDQPGNLTDEALKEIDELT
- a CDS encoding ATP-dependent helicase, with protein sequence MLNEFITNLNPNQREAVLAIKGPVRIIAGAGSGKTRVIINKIAYLIKYANLKPWRICAVTFTNKAANEMKERIIDLIGPDGKQCSISTYHALCVRILREDIDTLGYNRNFNIIDNQDQDSIFRTIYKKMDYKYDNNEAKLLKSTLSNWKNDFISPASASANNSDNPNARRWAHVYKLYQERLLELNSLDFNDLILLTYQLFRDHLTVLAKWQGRFDYFLVDEFQDTNDLQFSIIKWLTGEQQNITVVGDPDQTIYSWRGAKISLILNFDREFKNTETVILDQNYRSSQNILNLANSLIENNPNRIKKELFTVNQSGIKPILYHGHSGGDEAEFVASKIRTLVKNEELRYQDILILYRANYLSRDIEGALADYGISYHIYGAFKFYERKEIKDALSFLRLLVNNDPLALQRVLLLFPKVGEKAVENVFELMGTEQLTGSDLLIKHRELLGTGLANKLEPLTRALIAGQAALREEKTIGEILDQLLQESGYLQLLKDNFEEERVENIKELFNSINKFDQQNKDLSGIDLVNEYLQLMALQTDNDNNLVSEDAVALMTIHNAKGLEKKVVFIIGLNEGIFPSAQAIRGGANQLEEERRTFYVAITRAKEQLFISYADGFSYITNNERFPSRFIKELNENYFDLIESEQPKAEPKYIDKFQNFKKDWRISLEDFGSQKYLNSKATDAAKNKWKINDTVNHELFGTGVVVKIIAQNIQIVFPSPIGSKIISADSKAITKG
- a CDS encoding helix-turn-helix domain-containing protein, with protein sequence MKIRNYKELAKIAGCGVGTISRYFSGGSISPQMAQRIEAILKTNEYEKKTENAKVIYLLLPTNLNPSYFALFQKLLNSLLNQEYAVNTIFLTSNWEQHDEQQLKLLINSNFEKIILFWPVANGFITEILDFLQPWKEQTILIGQNCPGWTTFFINNEKLMYDFTMHLLAKAKNILFLSTKENDNKEFYRGYYKACQEVAINPQQLVLQKNGEADEVNLTNAIIDNKIETVICYEDYSQFLLKKLANYPVSVATITCNNEDINQPWKNDKTMVIDWAEMLTKLVAVLNNPDQKAETVELRYKIND
- a CDS encoding HPr family phosphocarrier protein, which produces MASFKAIIIDPVGMHARPAALIVGEAGKYKSDITIFSGGKSGNLKSIMTIIALGIHKGAEVEIVATGEDEEAAISGIEKIMKDNKVI
- the tsaD gene encoding tRNA (adenosine(37)-N6)-threonylcarbamoyltransferase complex transferase subunit TsaD, with the translated sequence MVILAIETSCDETSIAVLADGKVLSNVISSQIAEHTKFGGVVPELASRLHLKNLSYVLSQALHNAKIAITDINYIAYTATPGLIGALHIGKVAAETLSTYLEIPLLPLNHLSGHIYGAAIDQQFEFPLLALLVSGGHTQLILMTRHLKFEILGSTLDDAVGECYDKVARMLGLSYPGGPVIDQLAQTGNPDRYQLPLPLNDKSYNFSFSGLKSAAANLLTKIRNRGEELAINDFCATFQKVCVDTLMQKLTMAIKEYQPKMVVLAGGVSANQSLRKAFLGLESLGVKAVVPKLEYCTDNGAMIGRLGYQEILNNNNK
- a CDS encoding MurR/RpiR family transcriptional regulator; this translates as MASFLSILETFDSKNFTKKEKEIIKYIRENMRDVTTMNIEVLAQKVDTGYSAIYGLLRKMQIKGYRDFLISIAADVEIKSLDMSNMEQLMKKTYFDIINQNDTMIDNELVGQTVNAITGAYRIFVIGMGTTNSLSQTLALELYRFGFNAFNLDENEEDLVVRARFMTKNDLIIAYSLFGDNEAVNKALAIAKDNQATIVAISGKDMSKVVKLANWTHIISTPNQKLNDNEVYVNKLLPWMYFTDDLINRLWSSGFVDREFVLAKQENRWDY
- a CDS encoding MurR/RpiR family transcriptional regulator, whose product is MEAISILSKLSMIQGSLTKKETKIVNYLKANINNLRTIKIEDLSTATGIGYSPIYSLIKKLGFQGYRDFVIAVVAEQERLNNSNLNADATENISQFYHDIIQRNNQVFDKPTLQKIVGWFKKAKIISIAGLGMAELAAQELSTRLFYFGFFTNVLSGTDENIILKAAALNENDVLICFCLDHHNSILINATKEAKARGAYVIAVTAKLNTDISRYADLNYGIITSALYDKSEVMISSLLPLIYWNDTLLQHIMALDSEKEYLDNKARMIRVVKKYR
- the deoD gene encoding purine-nucleoside phosphorylase → MTPHINAEKKDIAKIVLMPGDPLRAKFIAENFLDNYRLVNDVRNMFMYTGTYHGKEITIAGSGMGCPSIGIYSYELFKFYDVECIIRIGSAGSYVSELDVYDLVNVTSAYGENNYAKIVAGLDDQVLSASSEVVDLITTTAQGLGLKLKNARVHSSDVFYRQNPDDWKKINKEYDALCVEMESFALFANARALNKKAGCLLTISDSFISGAVTTAAERQNNFKKMMELALEAIIKF
- the asnS gene encoding asparagine--tRNA ligase, which gives rise to MIKIVDLFNNKIANDEVITVGGWIKSNRNNGKLGFLVLNDGSAFQNVQVVYKPTEVANFTEIEGIKLSSAVKVTGKFILTPTAKQPFEIQAQAIEILDEATEDSPVQKKEHSFEYLREIAHLRARTNTFNAVFRIRSSCAFAIHKFFNQKNFIYVHTPIITGNDAEGAGEAFIVTTRSDGNYAEDFFGKKASLTVSGQLHAEGFAQAFGQVYTFGPTFRAENSNTTKHCAEFWMIEPEVAFNDLSQNMDLVEEMIKAIINYLFAHNFAELTFLNETVDPTLLERLTTLKDSAFDRMTYTQAIDVLTTALNNNHPFENKDIFWGMDLQTEHERFLCEEISKKPMFLTDYPKDIKAFYMKVNSDNKTVAACDLLVPGIGELVGGSERESNYDKIIARCHEMNVPVEELDWYLDLRKYGYYKSAGFGLGFERLVMYVTGILNIRDVIPFPRTPKNLLF